One window of the bacterium genome contains the following:
- a CDS encoding YCF48-related protein has product MIILVFGDIVQAVEQYNIAKKVVIEMCRSLCMLFACVAICVSCSISCHAGAISTGDGGWEWQNPITGSSNFMSVFFLDKDTGWVGGSGTLLSTNTAGRYWLPTQPEFTTPSTDKSLHSVCFTSPTVGWGVTGERSSTFFTLLVNTQDGGKTWSYVWLGQTMCVSKVIFIDENHGWVAGYYNGEGAISRTTDGGKTWTPANVENCQPVADMCFVDSQTGWAVGAYDSNHNDFIIKTTDGGQTWTRLSPNTYDSLVSVHFIDHSTGWTVGHNSYTGYDIILRTTDGGLTWSSQNIWDYQSRFLTSAYFVGNTGWIIGSERGCTYKTMDGGLTWTRQSLATYMIPNSIFAIDSNTAWITSSQFIFYTEDGGANWKSIGNQNSVDIYDASLVDKSTLVAVGTAYADEDHNAIIKTTDGGINWTPQASLYTVRLKGVSFIDPNWGWALGYDGNTYKTVIYRTTNGGTTWTSTTFADLSNAGPLCFLDKVNGCMGTANGLLCWTSTGGNSWTTITSSGSTSIAKMQFTSSAEGYAIGSVWTANSTEGRKDTGTIWHTTDMGHTWQMNKIAGLNALTSIFFLNPSTGWLADYQGTVLKTTDGGVTWASQPVSIGESSRSISFSDANAGWAVCGSEGVTALTAVYKTTDGGVNWSLKDVGTKRALTCVKFADTDTGWIFGQSGTILHTSTAGMPGCIWAKLRPDGTPANFGHVYIIAKMPDYIYVEHPDHCAGIRVNTTDSSLCVGDLVYIHGILTTTNGKKAIDADSVEVLYHGYSQKPTSAISDVKKQQSTTQVHCSNVVVTAIFANCIYVEQENRLSGIRVNTSDLSFNVGDLVAVDGALNTVDGERIIEAESIDLICPAGT; this is encoded by the coding sequence TTGATAATTCTTGTGTTTGGTGATATAGTGCAAGCAGTCGAGCAATATAATATTGCTAAAAAGGTTGTGATTGAAATGTGTAGATCATTATGTATGTTGTTTGCGTGTGTTGCTATTTGTGTCTCATGCTCTATTTCATGTCACGCCGGAGCTATATCTACAGGAGATGGTGGGTGGGAGTGGCAGAACCCAATAACCGGCTCGTCTAATTTCATGTCAGTCTTTTTTTTAGATAAGGACACTGGCTGGGTAGGTGGAAGTGGCACACTCCTTAGCACAAACACGGCGGGCAGATACTGGTTGCCCACACAGCCCGAATTTACAACGCCGAGTACCGACAAGTCTCTACATTCCGTTTGTTTTACTAGCCCGACTGTTGGTTGGGGGGTAACCGGGGAACGGTCATCAACCTTTTTTACTTTGCTTGTTAACACACAAGATGGGGGCAAAACATGGTCATATGTGTGGCTTGGACAAACAATGTGTGTCTCCAAGGTGATATTCATAGATGAAAATCATGGTTGGGTTGCTGGATACTATAACGGGGAAGGGGCTATCTCTAGAACAACCGATGGGGGCAAAACATGGACGCCTGCAAACGTTGAAAACTGTCAACCAGTTGCGGATATGTGCTTCGTAGATTCTCAAACCGGATGGGCTGTAGGTGCATACGACAGTAATCACAACGACTTCATCATAAAAACTACAGACGGTGGCCAAACATGGACCCGCTTGAGTCCCAATACTTATGATAGCCTAGTTTCTGTCCATTTTATCGATCACAGCACAGGATGGACAGTTGGTCATAATTCGTATACAGGATACGACATCATTCTTAGAACTACCGACGGCGGGCTTACCTGGTCAAGCCAGAACATTTGGGATTATCAAAGCAGATTTTTGACATCTGCATATTTTGTTGGAAATACTGGTTGGATAATTGGCAGTGAACGCGGATGCACATATAAAACCATGGATGGAGGCTTGACGTGGACACGCCAAAGCTTAGCAACCTATATGATCCCAAACTCTATCTTTGCTATTGACAGTAATACAGCATGGATTACATCTAGTCAGTTTATTTTCTACACTGAAGATGGTGGGGCGAACTGGAAATCAATAGGTAATCAAAATAGCGTGGACATATATGATGCGAGTCTAGTCGACAAGTCAACTCTTGTTGCGGTAGGTACTGCATACGCTGACGAAGACCACAACGCGATAATCAAGACAACAGACGGTGGCATTAATTGGACACCTCAAGCAAGCTTATATACAGTCAGACTCAAGGGTGTATCTTTTATTGATCCTAATTGGGGATGGGCTTTGGGATATGACGGCAACACTTACAAAACCGTAATATACAGGACAACCAACGGAGGTACAACCTGGACTTCCACGACTTTTGCAGATTTATCTAATGCAGGGCCGCTTTGCTTCCTGGATAAAGTGAATGGTTGCATGGGTACTGCAAACGGTCTATTGTGTTGGACTTCAACAGGAGGCAACTCTTGGACCACAATTACTTCGTCAGGCTCCACGAGCATTGCTAAAATGCAGTTCACAAGTTCTGCGGAAGGCTATGCAATCGGCAGTGTCTGGACCGCAAATTCAACGGAAGGAAGAAAGGATACCGGCACCATATGGCATACAACAGACATGGGTCATACATGGCAGATGAATAAAATTGCTGGACTGAATGCACTAACCTCTATTTTCTTTCTCAACCCTTCCACCGGATGGCTCGCAGACTATCAAGGTACTGTGCTAAAGACTACAGATGGCGGTGTGACCTGGGCGAGCCAGCCAGTGAGCATAGGGGAATCTTCCAGATCAATCTCCTTTTCTGATGCGAATGCTGGATGGGCAGTATGTGGATCAGAGGGAGTTACTGCCTTAACTGCCGTCTATAAAACGACGGACGGTGGTGTAAATTGGAGCCTAAAGGATGTTGGCACAAAGAGAGCGTTAACCTGCGTAAAATTCGCAGATACCGATACGGGCTGGATATTCGGACAAAGCGGCACAATTCTCCATACTTCAACGGCGGGGATGCCTGGTTGCATATGGGCAAAACTGCGCCCCGACGGAACACCTGCGAACTTTGGACATGTATACATAATCGCAAAAATGCCGGACTATATCTACGTAGAGCATCCAGACCACTGTGCTGGTATTCGTGTTAATACCACGGACTCGAGCCTTTGCGTTGGTGACCTTGTTTACATTCATGGCATACTTACTACAACAAATGGCAAGAAAGCTATCGACGCTGATTCAGTTGAAGTGTTATATCACGGCTACTCCCAGAAACCAACATCCGCGATATCTGATGTAAAAAAACAGCAGAGCACAACGCAAGTGCATTGCAGCAACGTCGTGGTAACAGCGATATTTGCTAATTGCATATATGTCGAGCAAGAAAATCGCCTGTCAGGCATTCGTGTAAACACAAGCGACTTATCTTTTAATGTTGGAGATCTGGTCGCAGTTGATGGTGCTCTCAACACAGTAGATGGCGAACGTATAATTGAGGCTGAGTCAATTGATCTTATATGCCCTGCCGGAACGTAA
- a CDS encoding dehydrogenase E1 component subunit alpha/beta, with translation MPKTSSPKKASNLPSESKDVLLDYLRQMYEIRNFEDTLYRLLREGTIKGASHLYAGQEAVAVGSVAVIEDRDVIASTHRGHGHCGAIGNKHAKDEKARQEHWNKMMAELMGKSTGYCKGRGGSMHIADVEKGNLGSTGIVGGNIPIATGAALAEELKGTGAVVLCYFGDGATNTGSFHEALNMGSAMLCGLPVVYICENNLYGMSVPFHDRTVACAGQASKIRDIADRASAYGMPSTICDGMDVLAVKKAVKEAVDRARKGDGPTLVECKTYRWYGHSSSDQRAYRTREEEAEWKERDPLTVLRKKLLDAGIATEAELDEAEKKAVKTIEDATKFGIDSPYPDVSELYNDIYVPKNPQELAAEIKAENNYLPKIKEIEAEVRKTANATLPKIKASDVKTLEGKFGMPIKNYGQALVDAQREEMERDERVIIMGEDVGLYGGAYAATRGLYDQFGPKRVIDTAISEAAIVGAAGGAAMRGLRPIAEIMYIDFLTISSDQLIHNLGYNRYMFGGKTKVPAVVRTEGGVGRSIAAHHSENLEAMFMNIPGIYVVMPSTPYDAKGLLKAAIRDDNPVLFIEHKVMYSSVMGPVPDDDYIIPLGVADIKREGTDATIVAYCRMLHFALDAAEKLAAEGINVEVIDPRTLNPLDAECIAKSVRKTGKLITVSEGYPRCGVAGEIVRQTIEYKFDDGYTGFDYLDAQPIMLSGKDCPIPMSAPLEDACVPTVADIVAAVKAIV, from the coding sequence ATGCCAAAAACATCCTCACCAAAGAAAGCCTCAAACTTGCCGTCTGAGTCCAAAGATGTACTGCTTGATTATCTGCGACAGATGTATGAGATCCGCAATTTCGAGGACACCCTATATCGCCTCCTTAGAGAAGGAACGATCAAAGGAGCGTCCCACCTGTATGCAGGGCAGGAAGCTGTAGCGGTCGGTTCGGTCGCCGTTATCGAAGATCGAGACGTTATCGCCAGTACACACAGAGGACACGGTCACTGCGGCGCGATAGGTAACAAACACGCCAAAGACGAAAAAGCCCGCCAGGAACATTGGAACAAGATGATGGCCGAGCTTATGGGCAAATCCACCGGATATTGTAAAGGTCGCGGTGGGTCAATGCACATCGCCGATGTCGAGAAGGGTAACCTAGGGTCGACCGGTATAGTCGGCGGAAATATCCCAATCGCCACCGGAGCCGCTCTTGCAGAAGAACTGAAGGGAACCGGTGCAGTCGTTCTCTGCTACTTTGGAGACGGCGCAACCAACACAGGTTCGTTCCACGAAGCCCTTAATATGGGTTCCGCGATGCTTTGCGGATTGCCGGTCGTATACATATGTGAGAATAACCTCTATGGTATGAGCGTGCCTTTCCATGACAGGACAGTGGCATGCGCTGGTCAGGCCTCTAAGATTAGAGATATTGCAGACAGAGCGTCGGCATACGGTATGCCGAGCACGATCTGCGATGGAATGGATGTCCTTGCAGTCAAAAAAGCCGTAAAGGAAGCTGTCGATAGAGCGCGAAAAGGCGATGGCCCGACCTTGGTCGAGTGCAAAACATACCGCTGGTATGGCCACTCTTCCAGCGATCAGAGAGCATATCGAACTCGCGAAGAAGAAGCCGAGTGGAAAGAGCGCGACCCACTGACAGTATTGCGCAAGAAACTGCTTGACGCAGGTATTGCCACGGAAGCTGAACTTGATGAAGCCGAGAAGAAAGCCGTTAAGACTATCGAAGACGCTACCAAGTTCGGTATCGACAGTCCGTATCCAGACGTGAGCGAGCTTTACAACGATATTTATGTGCCAAAGAACCCGCAGGAGCTTGCTGCCGAGATTAAGGCAGAAAATAATTACCTGCCGAAGATAAAAGAGATTGAAGCAGAGGTGCGCAAGACTGCTAATGCCACTCTTCCCAAGATCAAAGCCAGTGATGTAAAGACGCTTGAAGGCAAGTTCGGAATGCCGATCAAGAACTACGGTCAGGCATTGGTGGATGCTCAGCGCGAAGAGATGGAGCGTGACGAGCGAGTCATCATTATGGGCGAAGACGTCGGACTCTATGGCGGCGCATATGCTGCGACCCGCGGCCTTTATGATCAGTTCGGTCCTAAGCGAGTGATCGATACCGCTATCAGCGAAGCGGCCATAGTCGGAGCGGCAGGCGGCGCTGCCATGCGCGGTCTGCGCCCTATCGCCGAGATCATGTATATCGACTTCCTGACAATCTCTTCCGATCAGCTTATCCATAACCTGGGTTACAACCGCTATATGTTCGGCGGCAAAACCAAGGTCCCGGCTGTCGTAAGGACAGAGGGCGGTGTGGGCAGATCGATTGCGGCTCACCACTCAGAAAACCTTGAGGCGATGTTCATGAACATCCCAGGTATCTATGTTGTGATGCCGTCGACACCGTATGACGCCAAGGGTCTGCTTAAGGCCGCCATACGTGATGATAATCCTGTCCTGTTTATCGAGCACAAGGTAATGTATTCAAGTGTTATGGGACCTGTGCCGGATGATGACTACATCATCCCACTGGGTGTTGCCGACATCAAGCGCGAGGGGACCGACGCAACAATCGTCGCCTACTGCCGAATGCTCCACTTTGCTTTGGATGCAGCAGAGAAACTTGCAGCAGAGGGAATAAACGTCGAGGTCATCGACCCGCGCACACTCAATCCGCTGGATGCTGAGTGTATAGCCAAGTCCGTTCGCAAGACAGGCAAACTGATTACTGTCTCAGAGGGCTACCCGAGATGTGGTGTTGCAGGTGAAATCGTTCGCCAGACAATTGAATACAAGTTTGACGACGGTTACACAGGGTTCGACTATCTTGACGCTCAGCCGATCATGCTCAGCGGCAAAGACTGCCCGATCCCGATGAGCGCGCCTCTTGAAGACGCATGTGTGCCGACTGTGGCGGATATTGTGGCTGCTGTGAAGGCGATTGTTTAG
- a CDS encoding formylglycine-generating enzyme family protein, whose translation MSSMILIPSGPFVMGLSKHEVKRICRRFDIQPATLADTMPQRMIELPDFYMDKYPVTNAEFYAYVIEANAGWIYNIDNPVPKDSESLPAVNVTYDMAESYAAWAGKRLPTEQEWEKAARGKPAMLFPWGGVWESDRLSCSVFSQGSLSSVGLHPMGSSPYGVMDMAGNVWEWTSTSMDKAMVIKGGSFRQSRPYQFMCSFKEFEAGNSARDDIGFRCVMDMPFSPDT comes from the coding sequence ATGAGCAGTATGATTCTTATCCCGTCAGGCCCGTTTGTCATGGGTCTGAGCAAGCACGAGGTCAAGAGAATATGCAGGCGATTTGATATACAGCCGGCGACTCTTGCGGATACAATGCCTCAGAGGATGATTGAACTGCCCGACTTTTATATGGACAAATACCCTGTTACAAATGCCGAATTCTATGCTTATGTAATAGAGGCGAACGCCGGGTGGATATATAACATAGACAACCCTGTGCCAAAGGACTCTGAGAGCCTTCCGGCAGTGAATGTGACATATGATATGGCCGAGAGCTATGCCGCATGGGCAGGAAAACGTCTGCCGACTGAGCAGGAATGGGAAAAAGCCGCGCGAGGCAAGCCCGCAATGCTCTTTCCCTGGGGAGGAGTGTGGGAATCTGACCGTTTATCATGCAGTGTCTTCAGTCAAGGCAGCTTAAGTTCTGTAGGTCTACACCCGATGGGTTCCAGCCCATACGGGGTAATGGATATGGCTGGCAACGTCTGGGAGTGGACATCTACGAGCATGGATAAGGCAATGGTGATAAAAGGTGGATCATTCAGGCAGAGCAGACCGTATCAATTCATGTGTTCATTCAAAGAGTTTGAAGCCGGAAACAGTGCACGGGATGATATAGGGTTCAGGTGTGTAATGGACATGCCCTTCTCACCCGACACCTAA
- a CDS encoding tetratricopeptide repeat protein, producing MKNISHDELDRQLNENGNLDNVIGELQAAVALRPDDVQILDSLGYALYLADRDEEAEAIYRKALSIDPGNARLHQGLGYVLEWQCRHEEAVAAYKEAIRLGANNGETLWNDLGIALEDAEKYDEAIQAYHEALKIKPDYASVHFNLAYLFLKIKRLDEAESESRKAIQLNPEKPDYWLQLGYTLDDLERYDEAIDALKKALRIDQEYADAHYNLGHIYSKLERLDDAEKEFQEAVRLDPDDADNWDWLGYAFMESRQYEQAVEAYNKALSLAPENSDTHWRLGDALDELGRHKEAVSAYREAIRLKPEEDEYMLWNSLGFSLEHCEKKEEAIEAYLHSISLNAECADSHYFLAQTLQELNRLGEAEAESREAIRLEPQDPDMYYQLGLVLEDTDRHEECAQVFKEAIRLNPNDYGAHYRLAWAYEKLRKLDEAAAEYREAARIKPENWWPYYNLANVVRDQEKYEEAIALYKKALKINPEEDTVYFNLGYCYSRLEKLELADQAYREGLRMNPNDADAHDELGEILQRLGRMEKAVEEYREAERLRVENE from the coding sequence ATGAAGAATATCAGCCACGATGAGTTGGACAGACAACTTAATGAAAACGGCAACCTTGACAATGTGATAGGCGAGCTTCAAGCCGCTGTAGCATTAAGACCCGATGACGTCCAGATATTGGACAGCCTCGGTTATGCACTGTACCTGGCAGACAGAGATGAGGAAGCTGAAGCTATATATCGAAAGGCACTGTCTATTGACCCCGGCAATGCGCGTCTGCACCAGGGTCTCGGATACGTTTTAGAATGGCAGTGTCGGCACGAAGAAGCTGTTGCTGCCTATAAAGAAGCCATTCGTCTTGGTGCCAATAATGGTGAAACGTTATGGAATGATCTTGGAATCGCCCTAGAAGATGCTGAGAAATACGATGAAGCAATTCAGGCATATCATGAAGCTTTGAAGATCAAACCGGACTATGCGAGCGTTCATTTTAACCTTGCATATCTGTTTCTAAAGATAAAACGCCTTGACGAAGCAGAATCTGAATCGCGAAAGGCAATTCAGCTCAATCCGGAAAAACCGGATTATTGGCTCCAGCTTGGTTATACCCTTGATGACCTTGAAAGATATGATGAGGCAATTGACGCGCTTAAAAAAGCTCTGCGTATTGATCAGGAATATGCGGATGCACATTATAATCTTGGGCATATTTACTCGAAACTGGAACGCCTGGATGATGCGGAGAAGGAATTTCAGGAAGCTGTCCGACTTGACCCGGATGATGCAGATAATTGGGACTGGCTGGGTTATGCGTTTATGGAGTCTAGACAATATGAACAAGCTGTTGAAGCCTATAACAAAGCTCTCTCTCTTGCGCCTGAGAACTCTGATACTCACTGGAGGTTGGGCGACGCGCTCGATGAACTCGGTCGGCATAAAGAGGCTGTTTCGGCTTATCGTGAGGCAATTCGCCTCAAGCCTGAAGAAGATGAGTATATGCTTTGGAACAGCCTCGGTTTTTCACTCGAACATTGCGAAAAAAAAGAAGAGGCAATAGAAGCATATCTTCATTCTATCAGCCTCAATGCAGAATGCGCCGATTCACACTACTTCTTAGCACAAACACTGCAAGAATTGAACAGACTTGGCGAAGCAGAAGCCGAATCACGCGAGGCAATTCGCCTTGAACCTCAAGACCCGGATATGTATTATCAGCTTGGTTTGGTGCTCGAAGACACTGACCGTCATGAAGAATGCGCACAGGTATTCAAAGAAGCTATTCGCCTTAACCCCAATGATTATGGCGCTCATTATAGACTTGCCTGGGCATATGAAAAACTGCGCAAGCTCGATGAGGCAGCAGCCGAATATCGCGAGGCGGCACGTATCAAGCCTGAGAACTGGTGGCCTTATTACAACCTCGCAAATGTAGTTCGCGATCAAGAGAAGTATGAAGAAGCAATTGCGCTTTATAAAAAAGCACTGAAAATTAACCCGGAGGAAGATACTGTCTACTTCAATCTGGGATACTGCTATTCCAGACTCGAGAAGCTGGAGCTTGCCGACCAAGCCTATCGCGA
- a CDS encoding zinc ribbon domain-containing protein — protein MKCPKCDAQLPEGAKFCPNCGAGKSVETPAPEAKRKRSPLVYVIAGLAAIALIALVFAVLASRGNVTNAPSGSASPGNVTNAPAGAPNGGNVLNAPPGAPPTGQQTPGAIAKPKPPQEVVDYLAYVKKVEDHRQMLLKDTTTALSMAAAGGAASGLLNLIDMAGDPDGEKARDPLADTKKELNRQYKNWISTLQYLDKRAAPPECREFSGTYRDVIFKETRAIGEIAVNFNAVNVMNPQDMSKLLASLEKMKGDPTIQGNIDKAADTADTSLDKLVANYDMQKPFSVPRESKTSGSIMGF, from the coding sequence ATGAAATGCCCGAAATGTGATGCCCAATTGCCCGAGGGAGCGAAGTTCTGCCCGAATTGCGGAGCAGGCAAATCCGTAGAAACACCGGCACCGGAGGCGAAGCGTAAGCGCTCACCGCTGGTCTACGTAATAGCTGGATTGGCAGCAATCGCTCTTATAGCGCTCGTGTTCGCTGTGCTGGCAAGCAGAGGAAACGTGACGAATGCCCCGTCAGGATCAGCCTCGCCTGGCAATGTCACCAACGCCCCTGCCGGTGCGCCCAACGGCGGCAATGTGTTAAATGCTCCTCCCGGCGCTCCTCCGACCGGACAGCAGACCCCAGGTGCAATTGCAAAGCCCAAACCGCCGCAGGAGGTTGTCGATTACCTTGCGTATGTCAAAAAGGTAGAGGATCATCGGCAGATGCTGCTGAAGGACACAACTACAGCGCTCAGCATGGCTGCTGCGGGAGGCGCGGCTTCCGGGCTTCTAAACTTGATCGATATGGCTGGCGACCCTGATGGTGAAAAGGCTCGTGATCCTCTTGCCGACACGAAAAAGGAGCTGAATCGCCAGTATAAAAACTGGATCAGTACCCTTCAATACCTCGACAAAAGAGCCGCTCCGCCTGAGTGCAGGGAGTTTTCGGGCACATATCGCGACGTGATCTTCAAAGAGACAAGAGCCATAGGCGAGATAGCGGTCAATTTCAATGCTGTAAATGTTATGAACCCTCAGGACATGTCCAAGCTGTTGGCATCTCTCGAAAAGATGAAGGGTGATCCAACCATTCAGGGCAATATCGATAAAGCAGCCGACACAGCGGATACTTCTCTCGACAAACTTGTCGCCAACTACGATATGCAAAAACCGTTCTCTGTGCCCCGCGAGTCCAAAACCAGCGGAAGCATCATGGGATTTTAG
- a CDS encoding cupin domain-containing protein, producing the protein MTFDEIVQKLGLEAHPMEGGYFRETYRSSLIIPSHALPDEYGHDKSVCTAIYFLIGPNHYSAMHRVKTDEIFHFYSGDPVEMLQLHTDGTHSIITIGSDIMTGESPQVVVPAGTWQGSRLKPGGKYALMGTTVAPAFDYDDYEHGSREALIAEYPECEEMIKKLTKE; encoded by the coding sequence ATGACTTTTGATGAGATAGTCCAAAAGCTGGGTCTTGAAGCGCACCCCATGGAAGGCGGATATTTTCGTGAAACATATCGCAGCAGCCTGATCATACCTTCTCATGCCTTGCCCGATGAATATGGTCATGATAAATCTGTGTGCACAGCCATCTACTTCCTTATCGGTCCGAACCATTACTCGGCAATGCACCGGGTGAAAACCGACGAAATCTTCCACTTCTACTCGGGCGACCCCGTGGAGATGCTCCAACTCCATACTGACGGCACACACTCGATCATCACTATAGGCAGCGACATTATGACTGGTGAGTCTCCGCAGGTGGTAGTCCCAGCAGGAACATGGCAGGGCAGCCGACTAAAACCCGGCGGCAAGTATGCACTTATGGGCACAACAGTCGCCCCAGCCTTCGACTATGATGACTATGAGCATGGCAGCCGCGAAGCTCTTATTGCAGAGTACCCTGAGTGCGAGGAGATGATTAAGAAGCTGACAAAAGAATAA
- a CDS encoding heavy metal translocating P-type ATPase, whose protein sequence is MSAADYAALTAGAALIIFVLWFFFGSKKGPVQPDEEMQESVESDFAITGIHCPSCMLSIQKVLSRTEGVSEVSTNFESAKATVTYDPRVLTTDDISSRVDKLGYTATPVAEEQGMTEQHTPDMETEVKDARARLIVSTALATPVLIISMVLPVFFGMKIVMPPAILVYVQFVLTSIVLFYAGGRIYKSAVGAIVNRASDMNVLIAVGTFAAYIYSTFAAFAPGLFVKYGVQPHVYYETVAVIITLILTGKFLEARARSHTSDAIRKLMSLQAKTARVIRDGDEIDIPIEDVRVGEKIIVRPGEKIPVDGVITDGSSTIDESMITGESVPVDKQRGDEVIGATINKTGSFTFEATKIGKETMLAQIVKMVRQAQATKAPIQKLADIVAGIFVPVVICIAIAAFVVWFIFGPAPSITFALISFVSVLIIACPCALGLATPTAVAVGTGKGAENGILIRSAQALETARKLTTVVLDKTGTITRGEPSLTDVAAFGDFNRDQLLAIAASAEKGSEHPTAGAIVKCAQSENLQTSSPTRFEAFPGGGISAIIDSKNILIGTGKLMNENHIDTSMLDKSADELSSLGKTVIYVAIDGVCSGLIAVADTVKPESKSAIVRLKRLGLKVVMITGDNRQTANAVASEVGIDDVMAEVLPGDKAAAVKTIQQRGGTVAMVGDGINDSPALAQADLGIAIGSGTDIAIESSDITLISGDLNGVATAIELSRATMSNIKQNLFFAFIYNTLGIPIAAGVLYPALGVMLNPMIASVAMAASSLSVVSNALRLRKFGAIR, encoded by the coding sequence ATGTCTGCAGCCGATTATGCCGCGCTTACCGCAGGAGCGGCGCTCATAATATTTGTGCTCTGGTTCTTCTTCGGAAGCAAGAAAGGACCAGTGCAGCCTGATGAAGAGATGCAGGAGAGTGTCGAGTCTGACTTCGCCATCACAGGCATACACTGCCCGAGCTGTATGCTCTCAATTCAGAAGGTGCTCTCGCGCACTGAAGGTGTCTCTGAAGTGAGCACCAATTTTGAATCAGCGAAGGCGACAGTCACATATGACCCGCGTGTGCTCACAACAGATGATATTTCCTCTAGAGTCGATAAACTCGGGTATACTGCCACACCTGTTGCCGAAGAACAGGGAATGACAGAGCAGCACACGCCGGATATGGAGACTGAGGTCAAAGATGCGCGCGCCAGGCTTATCGTGTCGACTGCGCTTGCCACACCTGTCCTTATAATATCTATGGTGCTGCCTGTATTCTTCGGCATGAAGATTGTCATGCCCCCGGCGATTTTGGTATATGTCCAGTTCGTCCTTACATCCATTGTGCTATTTTACGCAGGAGGGAGGATATACAAGAGCGCTGTCGGCGCGATAGTCAACCGTGCAAGCGATATGAACGTGCTTATAGCAGTCGGCACTTTCGCGGCATACATATACAGCACATTTGCAGCATTTGCACCGGGTCTTTTTGTCAAATATGGTGTCCAACCACATGTGTATTACGAGACTGTGGCGGTCATCATAACCCTGATCCTCACAGGCAAATTCCTTGAAGCACGTGCACGAAGCCATACATCAGATGCAATCCGAAAACTCATGAGTCTGCAGGCAAAGACTGCGCGGGTCATACGTGACGGTGACGAGATCGACATACCCATTGAAGATGTGCGTGTGGGCGAAAAGATAATCGTGCGCCCCGGCGAGAAGATACCAGTGGATGGTGTGATAACCGACGGCTCGTCTACAATTGATGAGTCTATGATTACAGGCGAAAGCGTGCCTGTCGATAAACAGAGAGGCGACGAAGTTATCGGCGCTACAATCAACAAGACCGGCAGCTTCACATTCGAGGCGACAAAGATCGGTAAAGAGACAATGCTGGCGCAGATAGTCAAAATGGTGCGGCAGGCTCAGGCGACCAAGGCTCCAATACAAAAACTCGCCGATATTGTGGCGGGGATATTTGTTCCTGTTGTCATCTGCATTGCGATTGCGGCGTTTGTTGTCTGGTTTATATTCGGACCCGCGCCATCGATTACATTTGCATTGATATCGTTTGTGTCCGTGTTGATCATCGCATGCCCATGCGCACTTGGGCTGGCTACGCCTACGGCTGTGGCTGTCGGGACAGGCAAGGGTGCAGAGAATGGAATACTCATTCGCAGTGCCCAGGCTCTCGAAACGGCGAGAAAGCTCACAACCGTCGTTCTTGACAAAACCGGCACAATCACACGCGGAGAGCCGTCACTTACAGATGTCGCTGCATTTGGAGACTTTAATCGGGATCAACTGCTGGCGATTGCCGCATCAGCCGAGAAGGGCAGTGAGCACCCTACTGCCGGAGCGATCGTCAAATGTGCTCAATCAGAGAATTTGCAGACATCTTCTCCCACCCGATTCGAGGCCTTCCCAGGAGGAGGTATCAGCGCGATTATAGACTCAAAGAATATACTGATTGGCACTGGAAAGCTGATGAATGAGAACCATATTGACACTTCAATGCTGGATAAATCGGCTGATGAACTTAGTTCACTTGGCAAAACGGTTATATATGTTGCCATAGACGGAGTGTGCTCTGGCCTGATTGCAGTGGCCGATACAGTGAAGCCTGAATCAAAATCGGCTATCGTGCGATTGAAGCGGCTGGGGCTGAAGGTAGTGATGATTACCGGAGATAACCGGCAGACAGCGAATGCTGTCGCATCGGAGGTCGGCATAGATGATGTGATGGCTGAAGTCTTGCCTGGCGATAAAGCAGCGGCAGTAAAGACTATTCAGCAGCGGGGAGGAACTGTCGCGATGGTCGGAGATGGGATAAACGACTCGCCCGCTCTGGCTCAGGCCGACCTCGGTATTGCAATTGGCAGCGGGACTGATATCGCGATAGAGTCCTCCGATATTACGCTTATCAGCGGTGATCTGAACGGTGTTGCAACAGCGATAGAACTCTCACGAGCTACGATGTCGAATATCAAGCAGAACCTGTTCTTCGCGTTTATTTATAACACTCTCGGCATACCTATAGCGGCTGGTGTGCTCTACCCAGCCCTCGGCGTTATGCTCAACCCGATGATAGCGTCTGTCGCTATGGCTGCGAGTTCGCTGTCTGTGGTCAGCAATGCCTTGAGATTGAGAAAATTTGGGGCCATACGCTGA